GTAGATAATTCAGTGAGACATTTCAGGATCCACACGTGGTTGCAGTTTGTaaccattttttgtgtgtgtgtgtgttgcattaACGAAAATATTTACAatcttcttccttttaaaaaaaatctaaatacaagAACGGTGACAAGAATGTTTGTGTTTTCGGTGAAAACAGGCAGTAAACTGTGAAATTACACCATCCACAAAAGGTTCTACCAGAAGCTACTCTATTTTTAGTGCTCAGTTTCAAAATGCATAGAATGTTTGCGCTGCAAACAATGATacacaaaataattaaataatcaaataaataaataaataaataaataatagcgAGACCTTATCAGGGATCTTTCTGTGCCTTTTTTAGGTCATGCATGGTTTcagtctttgtttgtttgttttaaacagcagggtgttttcttttcagaaatgcCTTGTTTTTAAAGCCTTTCCaataacaccagacccagtgAATGTCTTTTGCACACAGCTGGTATTTTATCCAACGAGCTCTGGCcatctctctttcccccctcgccccccaatCTCCGAGATATAATGCACCTTTATCTTTAATAATACGGAATAATTGTTTTGCTTTCCAATTTGGGAGACCGTGAATAGTGCAAATGTAACCATACAAAACAATTCCTCTACCTAACGTTTATTATTTACAATAAACGATTTTTAAACCCAAATGTTTCCCCCCTCAACATGCAGACCCCGCAGAAATAAATGTCGTTTCAAATCTTTATATTGGTGATTTCGCTTGCCTACTTAGTAAAATAAACCCTGTTACTAACAGGAAACCTTCTACCACCGCAATCCGCTAAACCTCTCCAACAGATTTGGAAGAGATGCCAGAGGGGAAGGACACATTTAACCCCGAGACTTAATGACTCAGCGCATGATTTCTTCTAACGTTAACAGGGCAGCCAGTGCAGTATAACAGCTAACGTATGCATTGTATCTCTAGCTAGATGTATCTCTATAGAGATATGGATCTCTCTCTAGACATAAACACAAAGCACATACAGGGAGGAAAAGGAACAAAGGAGCAAGTAACTTTTTATATAGCTCGTTATAAAAATGGTTGGCTTCCCTAGCAGAGTGAGGGCAGAAGAAGGGGCAAATTTCCCGGAGTATAAAGCCAGTGATTGAGCATTCACTCTTAGCTAGCTAGTGTTTGTGAAACAAGGGCCAGaatctctttctctttccccctaCCACATCCCCCCAGGCACCGAACCGACTTGGGAACTGCAAAAACACCCCTCTCCAAACCCGCAGTCACACAGATAAGAACCATCACGAAGCCTCATAAAAAAcatagttaaaaacaaaagaacaaaaagagacccaaacaaaaacaatgagCATCATCACCAATAGTTTCACCTTCTGGgttgtggtttggtttttttccttttaaaattggtgacttagggttttttttttttaaatgtatttatttgtaagttttgtgtgtgtctctgtgtgtttacGCTTGGGTTGTTCTCGCGCTCTCTTCCTGTAAAGGGGGCGATCAGCCTGCAGAAGTGCCCCCCATGGATTTCTAGAGCATTTACTTTTGCTCTTCTTCTTGTTGTTCTCGTTTCTTTTCCTTTAgaagtttgttgtttttgttgttgttgttttctctcCCCAACATTGTTCCTTGGTCCCCAGGAGATTTTGAGAGTGTCTCTGGTCAAACAAGAAGTCCACTGGTTTCTCCAGCCCGCTCGTCCTTTCCACAATCTCCCCTCCCactcgcaccccccccccccgccccgcaatctCCCTCCCttcactcccagccccccaacaGTCCCCCCCTCGGTCCCCTCCCTTGGCCCACACTCCAGGGGATGGAAACTTGGCGCGTTGGTTTTGTTGGTTTGCTTAGTAGGTGGCGGAAAATTTCAtccttttttgcttctgtctctgGTTGCAAAACCAAACCCGCACCACGTTCTTTTTCAGGTCCAATTTCTCGGCGATGGCGGCGATCTTCTCGGAGGAGGGCCGGGGCTGCACGGCGAAGTACGCCTCCAGGGAGCGCTTCTCCGGGGCGGCGATGGAAGTCCGCTTGCGCTTCTTCTCGCCCCCGTTGAAGAGCTCGGGCTTGTTCATTTTCTCGCGCTGGGCGCCCTCGGCCTCCTCCAGCCAGGCCTGCAGGATGGGCTTGAGCGCGATCATGTTGTTGTGGGACAGGGTGAGCGACTCGAAGCGGCAGATGGTGCTCTGGCTCAGCGAGCCCACGCCGGGGATCTTCAGGTTGGCCAGGGCCGAGCCCACGTCGGCCTGGGTCACGCCCAGCTTGATCCGCCGCTGCTTGAAGCGCTCGGCGAAGGCCTCCAGCTCGCGGGGGTCCGTGTCCGAGTCGCAGATGGAGGCCAGGCCGGCCGCCCCCACCACCGCCGAGGCCACCTGCCCCGCCGCGCCGTGGTGAGCGGCCACCAGCCCCGGGTGGGGCAGGCCCGAGGGCATGTTCATGGCGGCCGGGTGCGACAGGTGGCCCAGGCCGTGCATGTGCGAGTGGGGGTGGGCCGAGGTGGAGATcaacccccccccgccgccgccgcctcctccccctccacctcctccGCCGCCGCCACCGCCTCCGCCCCCGCCGGCCCCTTCGTGCCCCCCGCCGCCGGCCATGAGCGCCAGCGACGGGGAGGTGATGTGGTCCAGCAGGTCCCCGGGCTCCAGCGcctggtggtgatggtggtggtggtggtggtggtgcgcCAGCGGCACGGTGGAGGTGGAAGTGCACGGCACGCTGTTCATGGTGTGGTAGGTGGCGTCCGGCTTGAAGGGGTGGCTCTTGCCCTGGGACACGGCGATGTCGACGGCCGCCAGAGCCTCGGCCCGGGCCAGCAGGGTCTCATCCAGGCTGGCGAAGATATTGCTCTGCAACTGCAATCGACAGAAAAGGGGGGGCATAGGGGGGCAGaaaggggggcagagaggaggggagtgggatgggagaGAGACGCGGGAGGGGGTAAACGCCGAGGAGAGAGGGGAGGCGAAGTGGGGCagagagaagagaggaaagtggagggtggggaaagcaggggcagatgGGGGGATATAGTGGGGGAAGACCGGGCAGGAGGGAACGGAAAGGGGGGAgcaagccagggagggagggagaagagaggggagCCCACAGGGGAGCCCAAGGAGAGGGGGAGTGAGGAAATGGGGGAGCCGAGAGAGGGGCGAATAAAAGGGAGCAGACCCGGGAGTGGGAgtagaagagaaaataaagagaGGAGGAAGGTGGGAAAAAAGAGAGGAGGAAGCCGGGCAAGGAGTGGAGGAGAGCAGCAAagaagggagcagagagaggagggaaccagaaagcggggggagggggcaaagaaaaagaaaagaagggagaAGAAGAAATGGATATGTAACTCTCAGCTGGGGAATTGTGTCAAACACCAGCGCGCATACAGAACATTCCTTTCAGAGGCCGAGTCATAAAAATTAATACCGAAAG
The nucleotide sequence above comes from Caretta caretta isolate rCarCar2 chromosome 1, rCarCar1.hap1, whole genome shotgun sequence. Encoded proteins:
- the POU4F1 gene encoding POU domain, class 4, transcription factor 1, which translates into the protein MMSMNSKQPHFAMHPTLPEHKYPSLHSSSEAIRRACLPTPPLQSNIFASLDETLLARAEALAAVDIAVSQGKSHPFKPDATYHTMNSVPCTSTSTVPLAHHHHHHHHHHQALEPGDLLDHITSPSLALMAGGGGHEGAGGGGGGGGGGGGGGGGGGGGGGGLISTSAHPHSHMHGLGHLSHPAAMNMPSGLPHPGLVAAHHGAAGQVASAVVGAAGLASICDSDTDPRELEAFAERFKQRRIKLGVTQADVGSALANLKIPGVGSLSQSTICRFESLTLSHNNMIALKPILQAWLEEAEGAQREKMNKPELFNGGEKKRKRTSIAAPEKRSLEAYFAVQPRPSSEKIAAIAEKLDLKKNVVRVWFCNQRQKQKRMKFSATY